The following proteins come from a genomic window of Neofelis nebulosa isolate mNeoNeb1 chromosome 5, mNeoNeb1.pri, whole genome shotgun sequence:
- the ZIC4 gene encoding zinc finger protein ZIC 4 isoform X1, with product MRYKTSLVMRKRLRLYRNSLKESSSSSGHHGPQLAAASSPSVFPGLQEQPPQASPSGSLNGLLRLGLPGDMYARPEPFTPGPVARSDALAAAAALHGYGGMNLTVNLTAPHGPGAFFRYMRQPIKQELICKWLAADSPAPPRLCSKTFSTMHELVTHVTVEHVGGPEQANHICFWEECPRQGKPFKAKYKLVNHIRVHTGEKPFPCPFPGCGKVFARSENLKIHKRTHTGEKPFRCEFEGCERRFANSSDRKKHSHVHTSDKPYTCKVRGCDKCYTHPSSLRKHMKVHGRSPPPPSSGYDSATPSALVSPSSDFGRDPPVASSAAVAARGADLSE from the exons ATGAGATACAAGACTTCCTTGGTGATGAGGAAAAGATTACGGCTTTACCGAAACTCCCTAAAAGAGTCTA GTAGCAGCTCCGGACACCATGGCCCCCAGCTTGCTGCCGCCTCCAGCCCCTCGGTGTTCCCGGGCCTTCAAGAGCAGCCACCGCAGGCCTCCCCCAGCGGCAGTTTGAACGGACTCCTGCGTCTGGGGCTCCCTGGAGACATGTACGCGCGGCCCGAACCCTTTACGCCGGGACCGGTGGCCCGCAGCGACGCTCTGGCAGCTGCCGCGGCCCTGCACGGCTACGGGGGCATGAACCTGACCGTGAACCTCACGGCGCCCCACGGTCCTGGTGCCTTCTTCCGCTACATGCGCCAGCCGATCAAACAGGAGCTCATCTGCAAGTGGCTGGCAGCCGAtagccccgcgcccccgcgcctcTGCTCCAAAACTTTCAGCACCATGCACGAGCTGGTCACGCACGTCACCGTGGAACACGTCGGCGGCCCGGAGCAGGCCAACCACATCTGCTTCTGGGAGGAGTGTCCGCGCCAGGGCAAGCCCTTTAAAGCCAAATACAAACTTGTAAATCACATCCGCGTgcacacgggcgagaagccctTCCCCTGTCCTTTCCCGGGGTGTGGGAAGGTGTTTGCTAGATCAGAAaatctcaaaatacacaaaagaactCACACAG GGGAGAAGCCCTTCAGGTGCGAGTTCGAGGGCTGCGAGCGGCGCTTCGCCAACAGCAGCGACCGCAAGAAGCACTCGCACGTGCACACGAGCGACAAGCCATACACGTGCAAAGTGCGCGGCTGCGACAAGTGCTACACGCACCCCAGTTCTCTGCGTAAGCACATGAAGGTGCATGGGCGCTCGCCGCCGCCGCCTAGCTCTGGCTACGACTCAGCCACGCCGTCTGCCCTGGTGTCGCCCTCATCGGACTTCGGCCGCGACCCGCCGGTGGCCTCctcggcggcggtggcggcgcgTGGCGCCGACCTGAGTGAATG
- the ZIC4 gene encoding zinc finger protein ZIC 4 isoform X2 codes for MLAGSVAGPGSSPSRILVLLQEVDRWDPLSARSGPRAQSQKMRYKTSLVMRKRLRLYRNSLKESSSSSGHHGPQLAAASSPSVFPGLQEQPPQASPSGSLNGLLRLGLPGDMYARPEPFTPGPVARSDALAAAAALHGYGGMNLTVNLTAPHGPGAFFRYMRQPIKQELICKWLAADSPAPPRLCSKTFSTMHELVTHVTVEHVGGPEQANHICFWEECPRQGKPFKAKYKLVNHIRVHTGEKPFPCPFPGCGKVFARSENLKIHKRTHTGEKPFRCEFEGCERRFANSSDRKKHSHVHTSDKPYTCKVRGCDKCYTHPSSLRKHMKVHGRSPPPPSSGYDSATPSALVSPSSDFGRDPPVASSAAVAARGADLSE; via the exons GCTCAAAGTCAGAAAATGAGATACAAGACTTCCTTGGTGATGAGGAAAAGATTACGGCTTTACCGAAACTCCCTAAAAGAGTCTA GTAGCAGCTCCGGACACCATGGCCCCCAGCTTGCTGCCGCCTCCAGCCCCTCGGTGTTCCCGGGCCTTCAAGAGCAGCCACCGCAGGCCTCCCCCAGCGGCAGTTTGAACGGACTCCTGCGTCTGGGGCTCCCTGGAGACATGTACGCGCGGCCCGAACCCTTTACGCCGGGACCGGTGGCCCGCAGCGACGCTCTGGCAGCTGCCGCGGCCCTGCACGGCTACGGGGGCATGAACCTGACCGTGAACCTCACGGCGCCCCACGGTCCTGGTGCCTTCTTCCGCTACATGCGCCAGCCGATCAAACAGGAGCTCATCTGCAAGTGGCTGGCAGCCGAtagccccgcgcccccgcgcctcTGCTCCAAAACTTTCAGCACCATGCACGAGCTGGTCACGCACGTCACCGTGGAACACGTCGGCGGCCCGGAGCAGGCCAACCACATCTGCTTCTGGGAGGAGTGTCCGCGCCAGGGCAAGCCCTTTAAAGCCAAATACAAACTTGTAAATCACATCCGCGTgcacacgggcgagaagccctTCCCCTGTCCTTTCCCGGGGTGTGGGAAGGTGTTTGCTAGATCAGAAaatctcaaaatacacaaaagaactCACACAG GGGAGAAGCCCTTCAGGTGCGAGTTCGAGGGCTGCGAGCGGCGCTTCGCCAACAGCAGCGACCGCAAGAAGCACTCGCACGTGCACACGAGCGACAAGCCATACACGTGCAAAGTGCGCGGCTGCGACAAGTGCTACACGCACCCCAGTTCTCTGCGTAAGCACATGAAGGTGCATGGGCGCTCGCCGCCGCCGCCTAGCTCTGGCTACGACTCAGCCACGCCGTCTGCCCTGGTGTCGCCCTCATCGGACTTCGGCCGCGACCCGCCGGTGGCCTCctcggcggcggtggcggcgcgTGGCGCCGACCTGAGTGAATG